From a region of the Lactuca sativa cultivar Salinas chromosome 4, Lsat_Salinas_v11, whole genome shotgun sequence genome:
- the LOC128133540 gene encoding uncharacterized mitochondrial protein AtMg00810-like: METNFEMSSMGPINFFLGLNIRQSQEGIFINQEAYTKTLLAKFGMVGDSKVKVPMTFGTKLTPFLEKLAADMTIYRQMIGSLMYLTSSQPDIMFFVCCCARFQANPRDPHMIAVKNIFRYLKRTYSLGICYPSKSGFFVQAFSDADLGGCGLDRKTTTGGCQFLDGKLVSLQSKNQTCVSLSTVEAEYIVAASCTSQAIFLSTVHHILQQASMVVSLKTPSVQDQSAQTSLLAIKPNKNLILDLDRLKYDSFLLPIVECLKYSPLVKALTTSEIVSMSILSKAYSSSCYIKEEQRITFEVHNIKTSITNSRFHSLLGLDQSDDMVDLIPSPSPP; this comes from the exons ATGGAAACAAattttgagatgagctcaatgggtccgattaacttttttcttggcttGAACATAAGGCAGAGTCAGGAAGGAATCTTTATAAATCAGGAAGCTTATAcgaagaccttgcttgccaagtttggaatggtgggagactcaaaggtgaaGGTTCCAATGACATTCGGAACGAAACTAACTCCTTTTCTGGAAAAATTGGCTGCAGATATGACAATTTATCGCCAAATGATAGGTTCACTAATGTATCTAACTTCCAGTCAACCAGATATCATGTTTTTCGTTTGTtgttgtgctaggtttcaagctaatcctcgAGATCCTCACATGATAGCTGTCAAGAACATATTCAGGTATCTTAAACGAACATATTCACTAGGAATATGCTACCCCTCAAAGTCTGGTTTCTTTGTGCAAGCATTTtcggatgctgatcttggaggatgtgggttAGATAGAAAGACTAcaactggaggatgtcaatttcttgatggaaaactaGTCAGTTTGCAATCCAAAAATCAAACCTGTGTTTCATTATCAACAGTTGAAGCCGAGTACATAGTTGCTGCCTCATGCACTTCCCAG GCGATTTttctctctactgttcatcatatTCTTCAACAAGCATCAATGGTTGTCTCATTAAAAACCCCTTCTGTTCAAGATCAATCTGCACAGACGTCGCTTCTTGCGATCAAGCCAAATAAAAACTTGATTCTCGATCTTGATCGTCTCAAGTACGACAGCTTCTTGCTACCCATTGTTGAGTGCTTGAAATATTCTCCTCTGGTTAAAGCCTTGACCACATCAGAGATCGTTTCAATGTCTATCTTATCAAAAGCTTACTCCTCTAGTTGCTACATCAAAGAGGAACAAAGAATCACCTTTGAAGTTCACAACATAAAAACCTCAATCACCAACTCCCGCTTTCACTCCTTACTAGGGCTTGATCAAAGTGATGATATGGTAGACCTGATTCCATCTCCATCGCCGCCATGA